One genomic segment of Vulpes vulpes isolate BD-2025 chromosome 2, VulVul3, whole genome shotgun sequence includes these proteins:
- the NDUFA2 gene encoding NADH dehydrogenase [ubiquinone] 1 alpha subcomplex subunit 2, with the protein MAGAASSLRIGAKVGLREIRVHLCQRSSGSQGVREFIEKHYVELKKANPDLPILIRECSDVQPKLWARYAFGQEKNVSLNNLSADQVTKAVENVLSGKA; encoded by the exons ATGGCTGGTGCCGCATCGAGTCTGAGAATTGGGGCTAAAGTTGGCCTGCGTGAGATTCGCGTCCACTTGTGCCAGCGCTCGTCCGGCAGTCAGGGCGTCAG GGAATTCATCGAGAAACACTATGTGGAGCTGAAGAAGGCGAACCCTGACCTGCCAATCCTAATCCGCGAGTGTTCGGATGTGCAGCCCAAACTCTGGGCCCGCTACG CATTTGGCCAAGAGAAGAATGTCTCCTTGAACAACTTGAGTGCTGACCAGGTAACCAAAGCCGTGGAGAATGTGCTAAGTGGCAAAGCCTGA
- the IK gene encoding protein Red — MPERDSEPFSNPLAPDGHDVDDPHSFHQSKLTNEDFRKLLMTPRAAPTSAPPSKSRHHEMPREYNEDEDPAARRRKKKSYYAKLRQQEIERERELAEKYRDRAKERRDGVNKDYEETELISTTANYRAVGPTAEADKSAAEKRRQLIQESKFLGGDMEHTHLVKGLDFALLQKVRAEIASKEKEEEELMEKPQKETKKDEDPENKIEFKTRLGRNVYRTLFRSKAYERNELFLPGRMAYVVDLDDEYADTDIPTTLIRSKADCPTMEAQTTLTTNDIVISKLTQILSYLRQGTRNKKLKKKDKGKMEEKKPPEADMNIFEDIGDYVPSTTKTPRDKERERYRERERDRERDRERERERERDREREEEKKRHSYFEKPKVDDEPMDIDKGPGSAKELIKSINEKFAGSAGWEGSESLKKPEDKKQLGDFFGMSNSYAECYPATMDDMAVDSDEEVDYSKMDQGNKKGPLGRWDFDTQEEYSEYMNNKEALPKAAFQYGIKMSEGRKTRRFKETNDKAELDRQWKKISAIIEKRKKMEADGVEVKRPKY, encoded by the exons ATGCCGGAACGAGACA gtgagcCGTTCTCCAACCCTTTGGCTCCAGATGGCCACGATGTGGATGATCCTCACTCCTTCCACCA ATCAAAACTTACCAATGAAGATTTTAGGAAACTTCTCATGACCCCAAGGGCTGCACCCACCTCTGCACCGCCCTCTAAATCACGTCAccatga gATGCCAAGGGAGTACAATGAGGATGAAGACCCAGCTGCacgaaggagaaaaaagaagag TTATTATGCCAAGCTTCGTCAAcaagaaattgagagagagagagagctagcagaGAAATATCGTGACCGTGCCAAGGAACGGCGAGATGGTGTGAACAAAGATTATGAGGAAACGGAGCTGATCAGTACCACAGCTAACTACAGGGCTGTGGGCCCCACTGCTGAAGC GGACAAGTCAGCtgcagagaagagaagacagTTGATCCAGGAGTCCAAGTTCTTGGGTGGTGACATGGAACATACTCATTTGGTGAAAGGGTTGGATTTTGCTCTGCTTCAAAAG GTACGAGCTGAGATTGccagcaaagagaaagaagaggaagaacttATGGAAAAGCCTCAGAAGGAAACCAA gAAAGATGAAGATCCCgagaataaaattgaatttaagacGCGCTTGG GCCGCAATGTTTACCGCACACTCTTTAGGAGCAAGGCGTATGAACGGAATGAGCTGTTCCTCCCAGGCCGCATGGCCTATGTGGTAGACCTGGATGATGAGTATGCTGACACGGATATCCCCACCACACTGATCCGCAGCAAAGCAGATTGCCCCACCATGGAG GCCCAGACCACACTGACCACAAATGACATCGTAATCAGCAAGCTCACCCAGATCCTTTCATACCTGCGTCAGGGTACCCGCAATAAGAAGCTCAAGAAGAAGGATAAAG GgaagatggaagagaagaaaCCCCCTGAGGCCGACATGAA TATATTTGAAGACATTGGGGATTATGTGCCATCCACAACCAAGACTCCTCGGGATAAGGAGCGGGAGAGATATCGGGAGCGAGAGCGTGATCGGGAGAGAGaccgggagcgggagcgggagcgggagcgggaccgagagagagaggaagagaagaagaggcaCAGCTACTTTGAGAAGCCGAAAGTGGATGATGAG cCCATGGACATTGACAAAG GACCTGGATCTGCTAAGGAGTTGATCAAGTCAATCAATGAAAAGTTTGCTGGGTCTGCTGGCTGGGAAGGCTCTGAGTC GCTGAAGAAGCCAGAGGACAAAAAGCAACTAGGAGACTTTTTTGGAATGTCCAACAGTTATGCCGAATGTTACCCAGCCAC GATGGATGACATGGCTGTGGATAGTGATGAGGAGGTGGATTACAGCAAAATGGACCAG GGTAATAAGAAAGGCCCCTTAGGCCGCTGGGACTTTGATACCCAGGAGGAATACAGTGAATATATGAACAATAAGGAGGCTTTGCCCAA gGCTGCATTCCAGTATGGCATCAAGATGTCTGAAGGGCGGAAAACCAGGCGCTTCAAGGAAACCAATGATAAGGCAGAGCTTGATCGCCAGTGGAAGAAGATTAGTGCG ATCattgagaagaggaagaagatggaggCTGATGG AGTTGAAGTGAAAAGACCAAAATACTAA